From a region of the Zingiber officinale cultivar Zhangliang chromosome 10B, Zo_v1.1, whole genome shotgun sequence genome:
- the LOC122029451 gene encoding WRKY transcription factor SUSIBA2-like translates to MEGNPELVGVDLCCGEAKGGSPAAELLSEGSGAGNHDDDDRTREGRAGNMGKPDPGVSQFAGAIGARYKSMPPARLPIARSPCLTIPPGFSPSALLESPVFLTDMKAEPSPTTGTLNMPSIVGKTVTSGMSTSTVGILNLSSGDEGNAGDSEFRSHAKVSYSPGLSSLRPLISSQPLGQASVLSKKELVSAPTSSVEGSKLSSFPIAKTDFSEVKLTKCSEQSAEMLQSDSNEPILEKSAEDGYNWRKYGQKHVKGSEYPRSYYKCTHPNCQMKKQIERSHDGQITEVIYKGQHDHPRPQTNRRTSTTTIMSNQDEENSTNFSSLMRAEDKSENVPCHFLQPIDPNNDTEMSPVLISEVDAANGSGQSNNCDEIVGDDDPEYKRRKMEIANADAALIGKVNHEPRVVVQTISEVDILDDGYRWRKYGQKVVKGNPNPRSYYKCTNAGCLVRKHVERASHDPKAVITTYEGKHNHDVPAARTTGHESSVSTVTNDESSAGAHSRTAALPMPGMIRNCSTRTFSHPFNQIESSRISLDLGVGIIPYANNIANEKHQSLEIEQVNYHAQSIDCNRWAVQATPSSASTLNGNSQPRIYESGDGGDGFTIKTTSINPSSMYYATAGNLVMGP, encoded by the exons ATGGAGGGTAATCCTGAGCTCGTCGGGGTAGATCTCTGCTGCGGAGAGGCCAAGGGCGGTTCTCCGGCTGCCGAACTTCTTTCCGAGGGTTCTGGCGCCGGAAACCATGACGACGATGACAGGACGCGGGAGGGGAGGGCTGGGAATATGGGGAAGCCGGATCCTGGAGTGTCTCAGTTTGCAGGAGCAATAGGAGCGAGGTACAAGTCGATGCCTCCGGCTCGGCTCCCGATCGCTCGTTCTCCGTGCCTTACGATCCCCCCCGGATTTAGTCCCTCCGCCCTGCTCGAATCCCCTGTTTTCCTCACCGACATGAAG GCTGAACCTTCTCCAACTACTGGAACGCTCAATATGCCCTCTATTGTTGGTAAAACTGTTACTTCAGGCATGTCAACCTCTACTGTAGGTATTTTGAATCTCAGTTCCGGTGATGAAGGGAATGCTGGAGATTCTGAGTTTAGATCCCATGCCAAAGTATCTTATAGTCCTGGCTTATCCTCTTTGCGGCCTTTG ATTTCTAGTCAACCTCTAGGTCAGGCCAGTGTCCTCTCCAAAAAAGAATTGGTTTCAGCTCCAACTTCATCTGTTGAAGGATCCAAATTATCATCTTTCCCTATAGCTAAAACTGATTTCAGTGAGGTAAAACTGACAAAATGTTCAGAGCAAAGTGCAGAGATGTTACAGTCAGATAGCAATGAACCTATACTTGAAAAATCTGCAGAAGATGGTTATAACTGGAGGAAGTATGGGCAGAAACATGTTAAAGGTAGTGAGTATCCTCGGAGCTATTACAAATGCACCCATCCTAATTGCCAGATGAAGAAACAGATAGAACGTTCCCATGATGGACAAATTACTGAAGTAATTTATAAAGGTCAACATGATCATCCTAGACCTCAGACTAATCGCCGTACATCAACTACTACTATTATGTCCAACCAAGATGAAGAAAACTCCACTAACTTTTCTTCTTTGATGAGAGCCGAAG ACAAGTCAGAAAATGTGCCTTGCCACTTTCTGCAACCAATTGATCCGAACAATGATACTGAGATGTCTCCAGTCTTGATCAGTGAAGTTGATGCTGCAAATGGCAGTGGGCAATCTAATAATTGCGATGAGATAGTTGGAGATGATGATCCCGAGTACAAGCGCAG GAAAATGGAAATTGCTAATGCTGATGCTGCTTTAATTGGCAAAGTGAACCATGAGCCACGTGTTGTAGTACAAACTATAAGTGAAGTTGATATCCTGGATGATGGATATCGATGGCGGAAGTATGGGCAGAAAGTAGTTAAGGGGAATCCTAATCCAAg GAGCTACTACAAGTGTACAAATGCTGGTTGCCTTGTCAGGAAACATGTTGAGAGGGCATCACATGATCCAAAGGCAGTAATCACGACCTACGAAGGAAAGCACAATCATGATGTACCTGCTGCAAGGACAACTGGCCATGAGTCTTCCGTATCAACTGTCACAAATGATGAAAGTTCTGCAGGTGCCCACAGCAGGACAGCAGCTCTGCCCATGCCTGGCATGATAAGGAACTGCAGTACAAGAACATTCTCCCACCCATTCAACCAAATTGAGAGTTCTAGGATCAGTCTTGATCTTGGTGTGGGCATCATTCCATATGCAAACAACATCGCAAATGAAAAGCATCAGTCTTTAGAAATAGAACAGGTAAATTATCACGCACAATCTATCGATTGTAATAGGTGGGCGGTGCAAGCTACCCCGTCATCTGCATCCACTTTAAATGGAAATTCACAACCAAGAATCTATGAGTCTGGAGACGGGGGTGATGGATTTACAATTAAGACAACTTCTATAAATCCTTCAAGTATGTATTATGCAACTGCTGGGAACTTGGTCATGGGCCCATGA